The region GAGGTCCTGCGCCGGCTCCTGGATGGTGACGAGCGATGACCGCCGTCCTGTTCGTACCGCTGATCCTGCCCTTCCTCGCGCCGGCGCCGGCCCGCCGGACTCTCGACCGTCTCGCCCCCGCCACCGCGCTGTGGATCCTGGCCGCCTCGGCACTGGCACTGGCGGGAACCTGCGTCGCCGCCCTCAGAGCGCTGGTCCTGACCGGACTGCTCAAGCTCCCCGCCTTCGCCGCCCTCGGTGAACTCATCCACCCCTTGCGCACGCCCTCCGACTTCGTCGTCGTTCCCGCGGCGTCGGCGGCCACGGGAGTGCTCGCCCTCGGCGTCATGACCCTCGTACGCTCGGCCTTCCGGCAGACCCGCGCTTACCGCGCCGCCCGGACGCAGGCCGGCCGCCGCCCGGACGCCGGTGACCTCTGCGTCGTCGACTCGCCCCACCCGGACGCCTATGCCCTGCCCGGACGGCCCCACCGCATCGTCGTCACCACCGCGATGCTGCGCAGCCTGGGACCTGCCGAACGCGAGGCCCTTTTCGCCCATGAACGGGCCCACAACCGGGGGGCTGGCCACCACTACTTCCTGGCCGCCGCGGAACTCGCCGCTCACTGCCACCCGGCCCTGCGCCGAGTGCGCGAGATCATCCGGCTCGCCGCCGAGCGGGACGCCGACGAGGCCGCCGCCACCGCCGTCGGGGACCGGCGTCTGATCGCCACCGCCATCGCACGCGCCGCCCTGGCCGGCCACGCCTCCCCGACCACTCGCCCGGACTTCGCACCCGCAGCGACGACGGGCCCGGTTCCGCAACGCGTCGCCGCCCTCCTCGGCCCCGCCGTGAGACGCCCTCGACCAAGCGCGGCCGGCAGCCCTGGCCGCGACCGGCGGAGCCGTGCCCCAGCGGGTGCGGGCCCTGCCGGCCCCGCCTCCCCCGCGCCGCACCCTGCCCTTCGTGGCGGGCGCCCTCCTGCTCACCCTGTGCTGCGCCGGCCGCCAGCGCCGCCTCCGACAGCGAGAACCTGGTCGACAGCGCGGAGCGGGCCCAGTGCCCGGCGGACGCCGGAGCACCGGGCGCGGCATGGGCGGGGCACCGTCCGCAGCGGCCCGACGACGCCTGCTGCGACGACCGCGGAGCCGGCGACCACGCAAGGCACCGCAGGTAGCCGCGTAGTACCGCGGTACCACGCGGACGGCGTGGTTCAGGCTCCTGGTACCACGGGATCGGCTGGCGCGGCTCTTAGCGTGGCCGGTGAGGCGTCGGAAGCGACGGACGCCCGAGCCCCACAGGGAGAACACGGATGATCGAGGCGCAGCAGCTGACCAAGCGGTACGGCGAGAAGACGGCCGTCGACGGGCTGGACTTCGACGTGAAGCCGGGCACGGTGACCGGCTTCCTGGGCCCCAACGGCGCGGGGAAGTCCACAACCATGCGCATGATCGTCGGGCTCGACGCCCCGACCAGCGGCTCCGTCACCGTGAACGGCCGCCGTTACGCCCGCCACCAGGCGCCGCTGCAGGAGGTAGGAGCGCTTCTGGAGGCGAAGTCGATCCACCCGGGCCGCTCCGCCTACAACCACCTGCTGGCACTCGCGCTGACCCACGGCATTCCGCGCCGCCGGGTCCACGAGGTCATCGAGCTGGCGGGACTGGGCAGTGTGGCCAAGAAGCGGGCCGGCGCCTTCTCCCTCGGGATGGGCCAGCGGCTGGGGATCGCGGCGGCGCTCCTGGGCGATCCGCAGACGGTCATGCTGGACGAGCCGGTCAACGGGCTGGACCCGGAGGGGGTGCTCTGGATCCGCAACCTGCTGAAGGCCCTCGCCGAAGAGGGCCGGACCGTGTTCGTGTCGTCACATCTGATGAGCGAGATGGCCCTGGTCGCGGATCACCTGATCATCGCGGGGCGCGGGCGGCTGCTGGCCGATACCACCGTGGGAGACCTCGTCCGGGAGGCCGGCGGCGACACGGTGCAGATTGCTACCCAGGAGGCGGCACGGCTGCGGGAGGTACTGGCCGGTCCCGGCGTCGAGATCACGGGCCGGTCCGGCTCCGAGGAGCTTCAGGTGACCGGGCTGAGTGCCCGTGAGATCGGTCTGAAGGCGGCCGAGCACGGGATCGCGCTGTTCGAACTGACGGCGCGGACGGTGTCGTTGGAGGAGGCGTTCATGAACCTGACCAGGGATGCCGTGGAGTACCACGGCTCCACGACCGTCGAGACCCCTGAGCCCGTCGGGAGCAACGCATGAGTACCTTCACCACGACTGTCGAGACGCCCCCGGCAGCTCCCGCCCGTCCCGCCTACCGGGTGACCGGACGGCGCGTGGTGGCCTCGGAGTGGGCCAAGCTGTGGTCACTCCGATCGACCTGGATCACCCTGGGCCTCGGCCTGCTCTTCCTCATCGCCTTCGGTCTGATCGCCGCGAACCACTACAAGTCCGGCATCGGCTCCGCGCACCAGGACCGTGACTTCGCCACCGCGACGGCCGTGAGCCTGTCCCTCTTCGGCACCAACTTCGCCCAGCTCGCCCTCGGCGTGCTCGGTGTGCTGGTCACGGCGGGGGAGTACTCCACCGGCATGATCCGCTCCACGCTCGCGGCCGTGCCGCGCCGACTGCCCGTGCTGTGGTCCAAGGCGGCCGTGTTCGGGCTGGTCGCGCTGATCGTCGGCACCCTCGGCGCGTTCATCGCCTTCGGGTTCGGCGGCTCGATCGTCTCCGGCACACCCGCCGCGATGAGCCTGACGCACACCGGAGTCGTACGGAGCCTGCTGGGCGCCGGGCTCTACCTCGGCCTGGTCGGCGTCATCGGCACCGCCCTCGGTGCCCTGCTGCGGTCAGTGGCCGGCGGCATCTCGGTACTGGTCGCCACCCTCATGCTGATCCCGGGACTGATCTCCCTGCTGCCCAGCTCCTGGCAGGACGGCGTCAGCCCCTACCTGCCGTCGAACGCGGGCGAGTCGGTGTTCGCCCTCACGCACGACTCCACGACCCTGTCGCCGGGTGCCGGACTGCTGGTCTTCCTCGGCTGGACGGCGCTCGCGCTGGTGGGAGCGGCGTACCGGCTGGTGCGCAGCGACGTCTGACGACCCGCACCATGAGCAGGTGACCACCTTGACGACGACCACCTCCGCCGCGGACGTCGGCGGAACCGGACCGCTGGCCGCCCGGCTCGCCCGGGCCGGCCAGCGGCTGCGGCAGGCGGACCGCGCCCATCCGTGGATGCTGGACACTGCCGTGACGGCGCTGGTCTTCCTCATGTTCTGTCTGCCGGACCTGCTGGACCACGGCGACGCGGGGGAGGGGGACGGCGACGGCCCGCACAGGTTCCACTTCGCCTTCGTCCAGCTCCCCCTGGCGGCCATGCTGGCCCTGCAGGCCGGTCTGGTGCTGCCGCTGCTGTGGCGGCGGCGTCGGCCCATGGCGGCCTTCGTCGCCATCGCCGTCGTGTTCGTCCTGCAGTGGTCGATGGGTGCCGCGCTGCGCGCGGACGTCGCCCTGTTCATCGCCCTGTACAGCCTGGCCTTGCACGGGCAACTGCGCCGACTGCCGTGGGCCTGCGCGGTCATGGCGTCGGGGATGGTGCTGGTCGCGGTGCGCGTCTCGCCGGCCGTGTCGGTCTGGGACGCCCTGTTCTTCCTGCTGAGCACGGCGACCGCGGCCCTGGCAGTCGGTCTGATGGTCCGGACCCGGCGGGCGCAGCTCGCCGGGCTGCGGGAGCGGGCGGCCCGGCTGGAGACGGAACGCGACCAGCGCATCAGACTCGCGACCGCCACGGAACGTGCCCGGGTGGCCCGCGAGATGCACGACATCGTCGGCCACAACCTGGCCGTCATCATCACCCTCGCCGACGCCGGTTCCTACGCCACGGACACGGCTCCCGAACGCGGCAAGGAGGCCCTCCAGCTCATCGGCGACACCGGCAGGACGGCCCTGGGCGAGCTGCGCCGCGTGCTCGGCGTCCTGCGCGAGGCATCGGACGGTGCCCGCCGGACACCTGAACTCAGCCCCCAGCCCGGCCTCGCGGACATCGAGACGCTGTGCGACGGCGTACGCACCGCCGGCCTGGAGATCGTCTACCGGACCGTCGGCGAGGTGGACGCCCTGGACCGGGGGGTACAGCTGGCGGTCTACCGCATCGTCCAGGAAGCCCTGACCAACACCCTGAAACACGCCGGTGCCGGCACCCGGGTGACCCTGTCGGTCGTCAGGGACGAACGGCTCGTCATCCGGATCCGGGACAACGGCCCGGCCGGACACACCGGACCATGGAACGAGGAAGGACACGGACTGGTGGGCATGCGCGAACGAGCGGCACTGTACGGAGGGACCGTGAGCGCCGGACCTGCGGCCGACGGAGGATGGGTCGTGGAGGCCGCCCTCGACCTGACACCTCAGGGAGGCACCCGGTGACCACGGTGCTCGTCGTAGATGACCAGCAGCTGCAACGCTACGGCTTTCGGGTGCTGCTCGACTCCATCCCCGAGACGGAGGTGGTCGGCGAGGCCGGGAGCGGCGCCGAGGCCGTCCGCAAGACCGCCGAACTGCGCCCCGACGTCGTGCTGATGGACGTACGGATGCCCGGCATGGACGGCATCGAGGCGACGCGCCGGATCGCCGAGACCGGGGGGCGTTCCAGTGTCCTCGTGCTGACCACCTTCGACGTCGACGAGTATGTGCATGCCGCCCTGCGGGCCGGAGCCAGCGGCTTCCTGCTCAAGGACGCGCGCCCGGAGGAACTCCTCGCCGGGATCCACGCGGTTGCCGGGGGCGACGCGGTGATCGCGCCGGCCCTCACCCGCCGCATCCTGGACGAGTACGCCAGGCACGTGCCGGCCAGAAGGGGTGACCCGGGCGAGGACCCGCGAGTGGCCTCTCTCACCGAACGCGAGCGCGAGATCCTCGTCGCCATCGGCAAGGGCTGGACCAACGGCGAGATCGCCGCCCGCTTCGTAGTGGCTGAGTCCACCGTGAAGACACACGTCGGCCGGGTCCTTGCCAAGATCGGCGCCCGCGACCGCATCCAGGCGGTGATCTTCGCCTACGACCGGGGACTTGCCCGCCCCGGTGCCGGCTGAACGGAAGGCAGCACCGCCAAGACGTCTTCTCACCCGCCTCTAGCCCAGGAGTCGATTCCGTGGTGTGCGACGGCAAGAGGTGCAAGATGGCCGGCGGATCGAACGCCACCACGACCGGTGTTCTTCGCACCGACCTCCCGAAGCGGGCCGTCCGGCCTCGGCGCCCTCCGGGCGAGTTCCGGCTCGGGGCGGTCGCGGCAGCCTTCACGCTCGCGCAGCTCGTTCTCGTACGGCCGGATCTCGGTCTCGGCTGGGACGAGACCGTCTACGTCAGCCAGGTCAGCGGTCACAGGGAAGGTGACTGTTGTGACCGCGGCCGAGAGCTTGCCGATCACCGTGGGTCGGCGCCTGTACGTCCGGCTGGGAATCACCCTGGTGGCGCTCGCCGCCGCCGGAGGGATGGTCGTCGCGCACCGGGCCACGCTGGACAGCGGCACCGACCGGCTGGCCGCCGCGGACGGGGAGTGGCTGGTGCTCGCCTGCCTCGCCGCGGTGGGCACCTGGGTGGGGCCTGGGCGCCGTCGTGACCAGCGCTCTGTTCCTGGCGGTCATCCTCGGACTGGTCATCTACCTCTCCGCACCCGCAGGGATGCTGCCGAACCGGAGCACGCGTCGGGACCCATGGCCTGAGCCACCAGCCAGGCCCGTGGTTCCTCCCATCAGCTCCGGCCGCGCTCACAGCCGAGTTTGACGACGCAACACCTGCGAGTGACGGCATTGGCGAGGGCTCGGATCGGGAGCCTGGCCAGTCGGCGCCGAAGCCGGCGGTCACGCGTTCGGACGGCGCTCGGGTAGGGGTCGTTGCGTGCAAGGCGGTCTTCTTCCGTCGCGGGGGCGGCGAGAGGAACGGACGACCGTCATGGAGAAAGGGTGCGTGTGTACATGGAGCCGTGCTGCTCGTGATGTACGAGTGGGGCGAGTGATACACACGGTGACAGTCAGGATGTGTTCAGGTTCCAGCTGGCACCGTCGGGCACTATGACCGACGAAACGTCTGGCAGTCCGGTGGTTCCGGAGGCGCGCACCCACCAGCGAGACCAGGAGCGAGCCGGCGAACAACCGGCCCTGCCGGGCTCGCACCACTTCTCCGGCTCTCGAAGGGGAAGTGCCGAGAGAGCCGCTGTGCGGCCAGGACGGGAAGTCGCACGGAGGGATCGGGCGACGCAAATTCAAGCGCTGCGCAGGTTGAATTCCGGGACGAAGTTCACGGAATTCTGGCTGATCTTGCTGGCCGGGGCTCGAAGCGAAATAGGAGGTCATTCCAGCAGGGTGAATCCTCTCCCGGAAAACGCCCTTGGCGGCGCTGCCTGAACAGGATTGACGAGCAATCGAAGTCATGCCGAAGTCCTGCGAATTCCGGACGGCGCTTGGCCATGCATTTCCAGACAATTACCGTTACGCGGACGCGAGGGACGCCCCTTCGTGCTGCCGTTCCATGCGAGGATTACATGACAACTGAGACGACGTCCGAGAACCTTCGGACGCCTGCCAAGCAGATGCTGAACAAGGTTCCCGAGGTCACGATCTGGTTCTGGATCATCAAGATCCTGTGCACCACGGTCGGTGAGAGCTTCGCCGACTGGATCAACATGAACCTCGGTGTCGGCCTGATCAACACGGCATTGATCTTCACAGCAGTTCTGGCAGGCGTCATGGGCTGGCAACTCACCACCAAGCGCTACGTCCCGTTCGTGTACTGGCTCACCGTCGTGGTGGTGAGTGTGACCGGCACCCTCTACACGGACATCCTCACCGACA is a window of Streptomyces violaceusniger Tu 4113 DNA encoding:
- a CDS encoding ABC transporter ATP-binding protein — encoded protein: MIEAQQLTKRYGEKTAVDGLDFDVKPGTVTGFLGPNGAGKSTTMRMIVGLDAPTSGSVTVNGRRYARHQAPLQEVGALLEAKSIHPGRSAYNHLLALALTHGIPRRRVHEVIELAGLGSVAKKRAGAFSLGMGQRLGIAAALLGDPQTVMLDEPVNGLDPEGVLWIRNLLKALAEEGRTVFVSSHLMSEMALVADHLIIAGRGRLLADTTVGDLVREAGGDTVQIATQEAARLREVLAGPGVEITGRSGSEELQVTGLSAREIGLKAAEHGIALFELTARTVSLEEAFMNLTRDAVEYHGSTTVETPEPVGSNA
- a CDS encoding ABC transporter permease; amino-acid sequence: MSTFTTTVETPPAAPARPAYRVTGRRVVASEWAKLWSLRSTWITLGLGLLFLIAFGLIAANHYKSGIGSAHQDRDFATATAVSLSLFGTNFAQLALGVLGVLVTAGEYSTGMIRSTLAAVPRRLPVLWSKAAVFGLVALIVGTLGAFIAFGFGGSIVSGTPAAMSLTHTGVVRSLLGAGLYLGLVGVIGTALGALLRSVAGGISVLVATLMLIPGLISLLPSSWQDGVSPYLPSNAGESVFALTHDSTTLSPGAGLLVFLGWTALALVGAAYRLVRSDV
- a CDS encoding sensor histidine kinase, which gives rise to MTTTTSAADVGGTGPLAARLARAGQRLRQADRAHPWMLDTAVTALVFLMFCLPDLLDHGDAGEGDGDGPHRFHFAFVQLPLAAMLALQAGLVLPLLWRRRRPMAAFVAIAVVFVLQWSMGAALRADVALFIALYSLALHGQLRRLPWACAVMASGMVLVAVRVSPAVSVWDALFFLLSTATAALAVGLMVRTRRAQLAGLRERAARLETERDQRIRLATATERARVAREMHDIVGHNLAVIITLADAGSYATDTAPERGKEALQLIGDTGRTALGELRRVLGVLREASDGARRTPELSPQPGLADIETLCDGVRTAGLEIVYRTVGEVDALDRGVQLAVYRIVQEALTNTLKHAGAGTRVTLSVVRDERLVIRIRDNGPAGHTGPWNEEGHGLVGMRERAALYGGTVSAGPAADGGWVVEAALDLTPQGGTR
- a CDS encoding response regulator, translating into MTTVLVVDDQQLQRYGFRVLLDSIPETEVVGEAGSGAEAVRKTAELRPDVVLMDVRMPGMDGIEATRRIAETGGRSSVLVLTTFDVDEYVHAALRAGASGFLLKDARPEELLAGIHAVAGGDAVIAPALTRRILDEYARHVPARRGDPGEDPRVASLTEREREILVAIGKGWTNGEIAARFVVAESTVKTHVGRVLAKIGARDRIQAVIFAYDRGLARPGAG